A genome region from Vicinamibacterales bacterium includes the following:
- a CDS encoding type II toxin-antitoxin system RelE/ParE family toxin: MAEKPLCWLGASLDDVRAFPDDARRDVGYQLGRVQQDLMPTDWRPMATVGLGTYEIRVHTRLEHRVFYVAKCEEAIYVLHAFEKRTRQTPQGEIALARKRLAELLARRMRNRETP, translated from the coding sequence ATGGCCGAGAAGCCGCTGTGTTGGCTCGGAGCCTCGCTTGACGACGTGCGCGCATTTCCGGACGATGCTCGCCGCGACGTTGGTTACCAGTTGGGCCGTGTCCAGCAGGACCTGATGCCGACCGATTGGAGGCCGATGGCCACGGTGGGTCTCGGCACGTACGAGATTCGTGTTCACACCAGACTCGAGCACCGCGTCTTCTACGTCGCGAAATGCGAGGAGGCGATCTACGTGCTCCACGCCTTCGAGAAGCGGACGCGCCAGACGCCGCAAGGGGAGATTGCCTTGGCGAGGAAGCGGTTGGCTGAGCTTCTTGCGCGTCGCATGCGCAATAGGGAGACCCCATGA
- a CDS encoding helix-turn-helix transcriptional regulator, whose amino-acid sequence MTIKIRRSSGNVFRDLGFSREESENLKIRSDLMIRLSKLIEARKLTQAQAATLFGVTQPRVSDLVRGKIDRFSIDTLVAMLGHAGVRVQIVVGRVSKVA is encoded by the coding sequence ATGACGATCAAGATTCGACGTTCAAGCGGTAACGTCTTTCGTGACCTTGGCTTTTCGCGCGAGGAATCCGAGAACCTCAAGATCCGTAGCGACCTGATGATTCGCCTCAGCAAATTGATCGAGGCCCGGAAGCTGACCCAAGCGCAGGCTGCGACCCTGTTCGGCGTAACCCAACCGAGGGTGAGCGATCTCGTCCGGGGTAAGATCGACCGATTCAGTATCGATACGTTGGTGGCCATGCTGGGGCATGCCGGCGTTAGGGTCCAGATCGTCGTCGGTCGGGTTTCAAAAGTCGCCTGA
- a CDS encoding ribbon-helix-helix protein, CopG family yields MTMKNALTIRLEPDLERLLDRLCRETGRTRSDLVRDALRRQLQLLRFETLRRRVLPFAEARGYLTDEDVVKAVS; encoded by the coding sequence ATGACGATGAAGAATGCCTTGACCATTCGCCTGGAGCCAGACCTCGAGCGCCTGCTCGACCGCTTGTGCCGAGAGACCGGCCGCACTCGCAGTGACCTCGTGCGGGACGCCCTGCGTCGACAGCTGCAGCTCCTGCGGTTCGAAACACTGCGCCGGCGCGTGCTCCCGTTCGCCGAAGCCCGCGGCTACCTGACCGATGAGGACGTGGTGAAGGCCGTTTCGTGA
- a CDS encoding Txe/YoeB family addiction module toxin, with amino-acid sequence MTWKLVYTSQARKDARKLASAGLKSKAERLLAVLAENPYQTPPRFEKLVGDLAGACSRRINIQHRLVYQVLDAIKTVKIIRMWTHYD; translated from the coding sequence GTGACTTGGAAACTGGTGTACACCTCGCAGGCGAGGAAGGACGCCAGGAAGCTCGCGTCGGCCGGCCTCAAGTCGAAAGCCGAGCGGTTGCTGGCTGTGCTGGCGGAGAACCCGTACCAGACGCCGCCACGCTTCGAGAAGCTCGTGGGGGACCTCGCGGGCGCATGTTCCCGCAGAATCAACATCCAGCACCGACTGGTGTATCAGGTCCTGGACGCGATCAAGACCGTCAAGATCATTCGGATGTGGACACACTACGATTAG
- a CDS encoding type II toxin-antitoxin system Phd/YefM family antitoxin → MTTITATEARRRLYNLLEDVADSHEPIQISGKRHSAVLVSEGDWRAIQETLYLEAIPGMRASIRKGLKTPVTKCAKDLDW, encoded by the coding sequence ATGACGACGATCACGGCGACCGAGGCGAGACGGCGATTGTACAACCTCCTGGAGGACGTCGCTGACTCGCACGAACCCATCCAGATCTCCGGAAAGCGGCACTCCGCGGTCTTGGTGTCGGAAGGCGACTGGCGAGCCATCCAGGAAACGCTCTACCTCGAGGCCATCCCCGGCATGAGAGCGTCGATCCGCAAGGGATTGAAGACGCCCGTGACGAAATGCGCCAAGGACCTCGACTGGTGA
- a CDS encoding tetratricopeptide repeat protein produces MRRLVALAVVSILVGAWSAPRAPQWFRVQSRHFIVSGDARQDEVREVAFLLEMFRDVFARVLPGARDRSLLPPFVVVFGSDRSFEPYKPTLNGKPAPVGGYVVREPQIPCMALRLDRGGESYRTIFHEYAHVLFDGPRIPLWLREGVAEYYSTTLLNHDRRRVLLGAPVAPHVARLSRDFLPLPELLSITRNAKIWNDEKGRTFYAESWAMVHYLIRGSAAHGAQIPLFVQRLAEGRDEREAFEETIGAPQAVERDLLRYIRGGMRSPDEVLLPDQVLVDIPPTRRMLPAEVEATFGRLQFQLQRDDEALAHLEAALRLEPTLAEAQTILGLLRMRQGRPGDAIGPFKAVLAGSPPNLLVAHNYAVVILDTYDPGRPAQVEAAYAALAPLIGPDAAAEPMAVLGALASRLGRLDEAERLLRRALERSPARRPTLLELADVYMKLGRLDEARRLREEAGPDR; encoded by the coding sequence TTGCGACGCCTGGTTGCGCTCGCTGTCGTCTCGATCCTGGTTGGGGCGTGGAGCGCCCCACGTGCGCCTCAGTGGTTCCGCGTCCAGTCGCGGCACTTCATCGTGTCGGGCGACGCGAGACAGGACGAGGTCCGTGAGGTCGCCTTCCTCCTCGAGATGTTCCGCGACGTCTTCGCGCGCGTGCTCCCCGGCGCGCGTGACCGCTCCCTCCTGCCGCCGTTCGTCGTGGTCTTCGGCAGCGACCGATCGTTCGAACCCTACAAGCCGACCCTCAACGGCAAGCCCGCCCCGGTCGGCGGTTACGTCGTGCGCGAGCCCCAGATCCCGTGCATGGCGCTCCGGCTCGATCGCGGCGGCGAATCGTACCGCACCATCTTCCACGAGTACGCCCACGTGCTGTTCGACGGCCCTCGCATCCCGCTGTGGCTGAGGGAAGGCGTGGCCGAATACTACAGCACGACCTTGCTCAACCACGACCGCCGACGCGTGCTGCTCGGCGCACCCGTTGCGCCGCACGTCGCCCGCCTGTCCCGGGATTTCCTCCCGCTGCCCGAACTCCTGTCGATCACCCGGAACGCCAAGATCTGGAACGACGAGAAGGGCCGCACGTTCTACGCGGAGTCGTGGGCGATGGTGCACTACCTGATTCGCGGATCAGCCGCGCACGGTGCCCAGATACCCCTCTTCGTGCAGCGGCTCGCCGAGGGACGCGACGAGCGCGAAGCGTTCGAGGAGACGATTGGCGCTCCGCAGGCGGTCGAGCGCGACCTGCTGCGGTACATTCGCGGCGGGATGCGCAGTCCCGATGAAGTCCTGCTCCCGGACCAGGTCCTGGTGGACATTCCTCCGACGCGGAGGATGCTGCCGGCCGAAGTCGAAGCCACGTTCGGCCGCCTGCAGTTCCAGTTGCAGCGCGACGACGAGGCGCTCGCGCATCTCGAGGCGGCCCTGCGGCTCGAGCCAACGCTCGCGGAGGCCCAGACGATTCTGGGCCTGCTCCGGATGAGGCAAGGCCGGCCGGGCGACGCAATCGGACCGTTCAAGGCAGTCCTGGCCGGCAGCCCTCCGAACCTGCTCGTGGCGCACAACTACGCGGTGGTGATCCTGGACACGTACGATCCGGGACGGCCGGCACAGGTGGAAGCGGCGTACGCGGCGCTGGCGCCGCTGATTGGGCCCGACGCTGCGGCGGAGCCGATGGCCGTGCTGGGCGCCCTGGCTTCCCGCCTGGGGCGCCTCGACGAAGCCGAGCGGTTGCTCCGACGGGCGCTCGAACGCTCTCCGGCCAGGCGCCCGACGTTGCTGGAACTGGCGGACGTCTACATGAAGCTCGGCAGGCTCGATGAGGCCCGCAGGCTTCGGGAGGAGGCGGGCCCCGATCGCTGA
- a CDS encoding putative toxin-antitoxin system toxin component, PIN family, which yields MRVFIGTNVLASAFATRGLCADVLRHVMVEHELLVGEMVLDELRRVLRNKFRLPAALIGDIEELLRDHEVVPKPTRAGSINVRDPDDRWIVASALAGHADVLVTGDRDLLDVADTLPLPVVDPRGFWNLLRKSGASAE from the coding sequence GTGAGAGTCTTCATCGGCACGAACGTGCTGGCCAGCGCCTTTGCCACGCGTGGCCTGTGCGCCGACGTCCTGCGGCACGTGATGGTTGAACACGAGCTACTCGTCGGCGAGATGGTTCTCGACGAACTGCGACGCGTCCTCAGGAACAAGTTCCGCCTCCCGGCCGCGCTCATCGGGGACATCGAGGAACTGCTGCGCGACCACGAAGTTGTGCCCAAGCCCACCCGCGCCGGTTCGATCAACGTCCGCGATCCCGATGACCGATGGATCGTTGCATCCGCTCTGGCCGGACATGCCGATGTCCTTGTTACCGGCGACCGGGATTTGCTCGACGTGGCAGACACCCTGCCGCTCCCAGTCGTCGACCCACGCGGCTTCTGGAACCTCCTTCGCAAGTCCGGCGCTTCAGCCGAGTAA
- a CDS encoding vitamin B12-dependent ribonucleotide reductase, with protein MQRGVTHDVAPASQQVIEKRTQDAAHPARSGDARASGLPFSRFFALSGRDPFDEISWDRRTALIANDKGDVVFEQCDVEVPSFWSQQATNIVVSKYFRGPLKPKADEFRESSVRQLIGRVVETIVDWARADGYFADEASLVGFRDDLKHLLVYQKAAFNSPVWFNCGIEKQPQCSACFINSVQDTLDSILTLAKTEGMLFKFGSGTGTNLSSLRSSRESLAGGGTASGPVSFMKGYDAFAGVIKSGGKTRRAAKMVILNAEHPDVVDFITCKVDEEKKAWALIDAGYDGSFNGPAYASVYFQNSNNSVRVPDDFMRAVLDDGTWQTKAVTDGRPMDTYKARNLMQKIAEATYVCGDPGMQFDTTINEWHTCPGTARINASNPCSEYMFLDDSACNLASINLMKFVDGHGEFEVEAFRAAVDTLIIAQEILVDNASYPTKAIEKNSHEYRPLGLGYANLGALLMSRGLPYDSEAGRHCAAAITALMTGEAYAQSARIARDHGGPFRGYAANREPFLRVMRKHRDALKDVNAGLVPEDLFAAATQAWDDAVELGEEAGYRNAQTTVLAPTGTIGFMMDCDTTGIEPDIALVKYKKLVDGGLMKIVNQTIPAGLARLGYTEAQIKAIVDYVNEMETIEGAPHLKEKDLAVFDCAFKPASGSRSIHYMGHIRMMGAAQPFISGAISKTVNVPKDATVDEITQAYIESWRLGVKAIAIYRDGSKRTQPLNTSRDKVTEAKVAAQAVAQPIRRKLSDERHAITHKFEIAGHEGYITVGLYDDGMPGEIFLVMAKEGSTISGFADAFAQAVSYALQYGVPLQVLVDKFSHVRFEPAGMTKNPQVRIAKSIVDYVFRWLATKFLSAEAQYWAGVNGRDSTSMADHPADTAEQLTLPPLGIEADRRASLFGTIQNQEDAPPCSTCGAIMVRSGSCYKCANCGSTSGCA; from the coding sequence ATGCAGAGAGGCGTGACCCACGACGTGGCCCCAGCCTCGCAGCAGGTCATCGAGAAACGGACGCAGGATGCCGCACACCCGGCGCGGTCGGGTGACGCTCGAGCCTCCGGGCTGCCGTTCTCCCGGTTCTTCGCGCTCTCGGGACGGGATCCCTTCGACGAAATCAGCTGGGATCGGCGTACGGCTCTCATCGCCAACGACAAAGGCGATGTGGTCTTCGAGCAGTGCGATGTCGAGGTGCCATCGTTCTGGTCGCAGCAGGCCACCAACATCGTCGTCTCGAAGTACTTCCGCGGACCGCTCAAGCCGAAGGCGGATGAGTTCCGGGAATCGAGCGTGCGGCAACTGATCGGCCGCGTCGTCGAGACGATCGTCGACTGGGCCCGCGCGGACGGCTACTTCGCAGACGAGGCGAGTCTGGTGGGGTTCCGCGATGATCTCAAGCACCTGCTCGTCTACCAGAAGGCCGCCTTCAACAGCCCCGTCTGGTTCAACTGCGGCATTGAGAAGCAGCCGCAGTGTTCCGCGTGCTTCATCAACTCGGTCCAGGACACCCTGGACTCGATCCTGACGCTCGCCAAGACCGAGGGGATGCTGTTCAAGTTCGGCTCGGGGACGGGCACCAACCTGTCGTCGCTCCGCTCGTCGCGCGAATCGCTCGCCGGCGGCGGCACGGCGTCGGGCCCGGTGTCGTTCATGAAAGGCTACGACGCGTTCGCGGGGGTCATCAAGTCGGGCGGCAAGACGCGCCGCGCGGCGAAGATGGTCATCCTCAACGCCGAGCACCCGGACGTCGTCGACTTCATCACGTGCAAGGTCGATGAAGAGAAGAAGGCGTGGGCGCTGATCGACGCGGGGTACGACGGGTCGTTCAACGGACCGGCCTACGCGTCGGTGTACTTCCAGAACTCGAACAACAGCGTCCGCGTGCCCGACGACTTCATGCGCGCGGTGCTCGACGACGGAACGTGGCAGACCAAGGCCGTCACCGACGGCCGCCCGATGGACACGTACAAGGCGCGCAACCTCATGCAGAAGATTGCCGAGGCCACGTACGTGTGCGGCGACCCGGGGATGCAGTTCGACACGACGATCAACGAGTGGCACACGTGCCCCGGGACGGCCCGGATCAACGCGTCGAACCCGTGCTCCGAGTACATGTTCCTGGACGACTCGGCGTGCAACCTCGCGTCGATCAACCTGATGAAGTTCGTGGACGGGCACGGCGAGTTCGAGGTGGAGGCCTTCCGGGCGGCGGTGGACACGCTCATCATCGCGCAGGAGATCCTGGTCGACAACGCGAGCTACCCCACCAAGGCCATCGAGAAGAACAGCCACGAGTACCGCCCGCTGGGGCTCGGCTACGCCAACCTCGGCGCGCTCCTGATGTCGCGCGGACTGCCGTACGACAGCGAGGCCGGCCGGCACTGCGCGGCCGCGATTACCGCGCTGATGACCGGCGAGGCCTACGCACAGTCGGCGCGCATCGCTCGCGACCACGGCGGACCCTTCCGCGGCTACGCGGCGAACCGCGAGCCGTTCCTCCGCGTCATGCGGAAGCATCGCGACGCGCTCAAGGACGTGAACGCCGGCCTGGTGCCCGAGGACCTGTTCGCGGCGGCCACCCAGGCCTGGGACGATGCGGTGGAACTTGGCGAGGAAGCGGGTTACCGCAACGCACAGACGACGGTGCTCGCGCCGACCGGCACCATCGGTTTCATGATGGACTGCGATACCACCGGGATCGAGCCGGACATCGCGCTGGTGAAGTACAAGAAGTTGGTGGACGGCGGCCTGATGAAGATCGTCAACCAGACGATCCCGGCCGGCCTTGCGCGCCTGGGGTACACCGAAGCCCAGATCAAGGCGATCGTCGACTACGTGAACGAGATGGAGACGATCGAGGGCGCGCCGCACCTGAAGGAGAAGGACCTGGCGGTGTTCGACTGCGCGTTCAAGCCGGCGAGCGGTTCGCGGTCGATCCACTACATGGGCCACATCCGGATGATGGGGGCCGCCCAGCCGTTCATCTCGGGCGCGATCTCCAAGACCGTCAACGTACCGAAGGACGCGACGGTCGACGAAATCACGCAGGCCTATATCGAATCGTGGCGCCTGGGCGTGAAGGCCATCGCGATCTACCGCGACGGCAGCAAGCGGACGCAGCCGCTCAACACCTCGCGGGACAAGGTCACCGAGGCGAAGGTGGCGGCCCAGGCCGTGGCCCAGCCGATTCGGCGGAAGCTGTCGGACGAGCGCCACGCGATCACTCACAAGTTCGAGATTGCCGGTCACGAGGGCTACATCACCGTCGGTCTCTACGACGACGGGATGCCGGGCGAGATCTTCCTCGTCATGGCCAAGGAAGGGTCGACGATTTCGGGCTTCGCCGACGCCTTCGCGCAGGCCGTCTCTTACGCCCTGCAGTACGGCGTGCCGCTGCAGGTGCTGGTGGACAAGTTCAGCCACGTGCGGTTCGAGCCGGCCGGGATGACGAAGAACCCGCAGGTGCGGATCGCCAAGTCGATCGTGGACTACGTGTTCCGATGGCTGGCGACCAAGTTCCTGTCGGCCGAGGCGCAGTACTGGGCGGGCGTCAATGGCCGTGACAGCACGTCGATGGCCGACCACCCGGCCGACACCGCGGAGCAGTTGACGCTGCCGCCGCTCGGTATCGAGGCCGACCGCAGGGCGTCGCTGTTCGGCACGATTCAGAACCAGGAAGATGCGCCTCCGTGCTCGACGTGCGGGGCGATCATGGTGCGCAGCGGCAGCTGCTACAAGTGCGCCAACTGCGGCAGCACGAGCGGGTGCGCGTGA
- a CDS encoding DUF488 family protein, whose product MAVRVVRLGAPRTPGEGLRVGTVRRPPRGVPKAEHASRDFYDVWLPDLAPSESLVKQALHAADDRAWHRFVKRYRAEMKRPEATRLLVLLAALSHQTDLSVGCYCADEARCHRSVLRGLLLERGANLA is encoded by the coding sequence ATGGCTGTTCGAGTCGTACGGCTGGGAGCTCCGAGAACGCCGGGCGAGGGACTGCGTGTGGGGACGGTGCGGCGGCCACCGCGCGGCGTGCCCAAGGCCGAGCACGCGTCCCGCGACTTCTACGATGTGTGGCTTCCGGATCTGGCGCCTTCGGAGAGCCTGGTCAAGCAAGCCCTCCATGCCGCCGACGACCGGGCGTGGCACCGCTTCGTGAAGCGATACCGGGCTGAAATGAAGCGCCCTGAAGCCACGCGGCTGCTCGTACTCCTGGCCGCGCTCTCCCACCAGACCGACCTCTCGGTCGGCTGCTACTGTGCCGACGAGGCGCGCTGCCACCGTTCTGTGCTGAGGGGGCTCCTGCTCGAACGCGGGGCGAACCTCGCCTGA